The Lactuca sativa cultivar Salinas chromosome 2, Lsat_Salinas_v11, whole genome shotgun sequence genome includes a window with the following:
- the LOC128132111 gene encoding dirigent protein 17-like yields MHFEMEMTLKEDNPDSPMSRIYEIPGEPTLVINGVPPVCTSVNGSLVPYKVCCDIDSKTNESLGDWLEGRKVQKLFGKKFFHGEVTKFDKESNWYRVVYDDGDFEDLEWHELQEVLLPLDITIPLKTLASKVNKRRQEHDKKSGRSVSKPKIHQHKGLESEVEKMEV; encoded by the coding sequence ATGCATTTTGAAATGGAGATGACACTCAAGGAAGACAACCCAGATTCTCCAATGTCTAGAATCTATGAGATACCTGGTGAACCTACATTGGTTATCAATGGGGTGCCTCCTGTATGTACCAGTGTCAATGGTAGTCTTGTTCCCTACAAAGTTTGTTGTGACATAGATTCAAAAACAAATGAGTCTTTGGGTGACTGGTTAGAAGGTAGAAAAGTTCAAAAGCTATTTGGGAAAAAGTTCTTTCATGGGGAAGTTACCAAATTTGACAAAGAATCGAATTGGTATAGAGTGGTTTATGATGATGGGgattttgaagatcttgaatgGCATGAGTTGCAGGAAGTTTTACTACCTCTTGACATCACAATCCCATTGAAGACATTAGCATCAAAAGTCAACAAGAGGAGGCAAGAACATGATAAAAAATCTGGTAGATCTGTGAGTAAACCCAAAATCCACCAACATAAAGGCTTGGAATCCGAGGTTGAGAAAATGGAGGTCTAG